The Suncus etruscus isolate mSunEtr1 chromosome 14, mSunEtr1.pri.cur, whole genome shotgun sequence genome contains a region encoding:
- the ETV2 gene encoding ETS translocation variant 2, which yields MDLWNWNEAPLQEVPSGSTLPGLEGNDCGFYVPELTLQEDSVTEDTCWRGTCAPGKPQGVPQLDWGSALAYPEASSWRTEISAQALPWWGDWTEQAYPGSGTWSGFSQALGTGPLASLDGAASLRCTTPAGGPSPGSWPHAPAIPTATSWDSPIALDRAGGWSNNNLGGEPLADCNVSWGTASSDCTSYWDSGLHTHGPTSSKGNPMSELPARSEPSRQSDRTALARYPKTNHRGPIQLWQFLLELLQDGARSSCIRWTGNSREFQLCDPKEVARLWGERKRKPSMNYEKLSRGLRYYYRRDIVLKSGGRKYTYRFGGRVPALAYSCSPAGGQGATTQ from the exons ATGGATTTGTGGAACTGGAATGAAGCACCCCTTCAGGAAGTGCCCTCAGGGAGCACACTGCCAGGACTGG AAGGAAATGATTGCGGCTTCTATGTGCCTGAGCTGACGCTGCAGGAGGACTCGGTGACAGAGGACACGTGCTGGAGAGGTACCTGTGCCCCGGGGAAACCCCAGG GGGTTCCGCAGCTGGATTGGGGTTCAGCGTTAGCATACCCAGAAGCTTCTTCGTGGCGGACAG AAATCTCCGCTCAAGCTCTTCCCTGGTGGGGAGACTGGACCGAGCAGGCGTACCCCGGCTCGGGGACTTGGAGCGGGTTCTCCCAGGCCCTGGGCACCGGCCCCTTGGCGAGTTTGGACGGAGCAGCGAGCCTGAGATGCACCACGCCGGCGGGAGGGCCCAGCCCCGGCTCTTGGCCGCATGCACCGGCCATCCCGACCGCCACCAGCTGGGACAGTCCAATTGCCCTCGACCGGGCCGGCGGCTGGAGCAACAACAATCTGGGCGGGGAGCCACTAGCGGACTGTAACGTTTCGTGGGGAACTGCCAGCTCAGACTGTACCAGCTACTGGGACTCGGGGCTGCACACGCACGGCCCCACCTCTTCCAAGGGGAACCCCATGTCAGAACTCCCCGCTCGCTCCGAACCCAGCCGGCAGTCGGACCGCACAGCATTGGCGcgttaccccaaaacaaatcacAGAG GTCCCATTCAGCTCTGGCAGTTTCTCCTGGAGCTGCTCCAAGATGGGGCGCGCAGCAGCTGCATCCGCTGGACGGGGAACAGCCGCGAGTTCCAGCTCTGTGACCCCAAGGAG GTGGCCCGGCTCTGGGGCGAGCGCAAGAGGAAGCCGAGCATGAACTACGAAAAGCTGAGCCGAGGCCTGCGCTACTACTACCGTCGTGACATCGTGCTCAAGAGCGGGGGTCGAAAGTACACTTACCGTTTTGGGGGCCGCGTCCCGGCTCTAGCCTATTCCTGCAGTCCCGCGGGCGGGCAGGGAGCAACGACCCAATAA